One stretch of Chitinophaga pendula DNA includes these proteins:
- a CDS encoding M14 metallopeptidase family protein, translating to MLKKIIAASIICCLFLSTRAQQLQSPEQFLGYQLGQQFTPHYKVIEYFKAVAAATPNMQLQTYGSTYEGRPLITATITAPANFSRLDEIRRRNLSLTTADGNPADLPVIVWLSYNVHGNEAVSTEAAMRTIYLLADKNNTTTQQWLQNTIVIIDPCLNPDGRERYVSFYNQTRSLLADPARYAREHWEPWPGGRSNHYYFDLNRDWAWQTQTESRQRVATYNQWMPHVHVDFHEQEIEAPYYFAPAAEPIHEVITPWQRELQTLIGKNNAKYFDEKGWLYFTKERFDLFYPSYGDTYPTYNGAVGMTYEQGGSGRAGIAVLKRDGDTLTLTDRIAHHVTTGLSTLEVSSQQATRIMKAFTAYFTDAKRNPIGNYKTYVVKAAGNEEKLASLADLLKKNQIRFGYGATQDKANGFSYATGRSESFSIAKEDMVINAFQTQSNMLKVLFEPVSRLSDSVTYDITAWALPYAYGLPAYAVPQSIQPAQENLPAINNTTLAANRPYAYLAKWNSVKDVKFLSAILRKGIKVRYAETPFSATGRKYPAGTLIITRSGNETIPAFDDTITSLANTFKTTLDAVSTGFVEKGMDFGSDKVHYIRPLKVAMIIGEETSSLAAGEIWHFFEQQIQYPLTIINEIDIDDVDWKNIDVLILPNGDYSLLREKEKVEKLKAWINAGGRLVALQHAVKQLAAGEWGIKEKKEDDEKEKDKEKSRDNYALLKPYGNRERDYIKQMIPGAVYKVQMDNTHPLAFGYPDYYYTLKQDASLYEFMENGWNVGVLKKDNYMAGFVGTDTRAKLKDGWLFGARENGNGTIVMLADDPLFRSFWENGKLLFSNAVFLVGE from the coding sequence ATGCTAAAAAAAATTATTGCAGCAAGCATTATCTGCTGCCTATTTCTCTCTACCCGTGCACAACAACTGCAAAGCCCGGAACAATTCCTGGGCTACCAACTGGGACAACAGTTCACACCGCACTATAAAGTAATAGAATACTTTAAGGCGGTAGCCGCAGCTACCCCCAACATGCAACTACAGACCTATGGCTCCACCTACGAAGGTCGGCCGCTTATCACCGCTACCATCACTGCTCCGGCCAACTTCAGCCGCCTCGACGAAATACGCCGCCGCAACCTCAGCCTCACCACCGCCGATGGCAACCCCGCCGACCTCCCCGTCATCGTCTGGCTAAGCTATAACGTTCATGGTAACGAAGCCGTATCCACCGAGGCTGCCATGCGTACCATCTACCTGCTCGCAGATAAAAATAATACCACCACCCAGCAATGGCTGCAAAATACCATAGTGATCATCGATCCCTGCCTCAACCCCGATGGCCGCGAAAGATATGTCAGCTTCTATAACCAGACCCGTAGCCTCCTCGCAGATCCAGCCAGATACGCTAGAGAACATTGGGAACCCTGGCCCGGCGGCAGATCCAATCACTACTACTTCGATCTCAACCGGGACTGGGCCTGGCAAACACAAACCGAATCCCGCCAACGCGTCGCCACCTATAACCAATGGATGCCTCATGTACATGTCGACTTCCACGAACAGGAAATAGAAGCTCCCTATTACTTCGCTCCGGCAGCAGAACCCATCCATGAAGTCATCACCCCCTGGCAAAGAGAACTGCAAACACTCATCGGCAAAAACAACGCGAAATACTTCGATGAAAAAGGTTGGCTTTACTTTACCAAAGAACGATTCGACCTGTTCTATCCCAGCTATGGAGATACCTACCCCACCTACAACGGCGCCGTAGGAATGACCTACGAACAGGGAGGAAGCGGCCGTGCCGGTATTGCCGTGCTCAAACGCGATGGCGATACACTCACCCTCACCGATCGTATAGCTCACCACGTTACCACCGGCCTGTCCACACTCGAAGTATCCTCCCAACAGGCCACCAGGATCATGAAAGCATTCACCGCCTACTTCACAGATGCTAAACGCAACCCCATCGGTAACTACAAAACCTACGTGGTAAAAGCAGCAGGCAATGAAGAAAAACTGGCATCCCTCGCCGACCTCTTGAAAAAGAACCAGATCCGCTTCGGATACGGCGCAACACAGGATAAAGCAAATGGATTCAGCTACGCAACAGGCCGCAGCGAATCCTTCTCCATAGCTAAAGAAGATATGGTCATCAATGCCTTTCAGACACAATCTAACATGCTGAAAGTATTGTTCGAACCCGTATCCAGGTTATCCGATTCCGTTACCTATGATATCACCGCCTGGGCATTACCTTACGCCTATGGCCTCCCCGCTTATGCCGTACCGCAATCCATACAACCTGCACAGGAAAACCTGCCGGCTATCAACAATACCACATTGGCGGCCAACCGCCCATACGCCTACCTGGCTAAATGGAATAGCGTAAAAGATGTGAAATTCCTCTCCGCCATATTGCGCAAAGGCATCAAAGTGAGATACGCCGAAACACCATTTTCAGCAACAGGTAGAAAATATCCTGCAGGTACACTTATCATCACCAGATCCGGCAACGAGACCATCCCCGCATTCGACGATACCATCACCTCCCTGGCTAATACCTTCAAAACAACACTAGATGCAGTCTCCACCGGCTTTGTCGAAAAAGGAATGGACTTCGGCTCCGATAAAGTACATTATATCCGCCCCCTGAAAGTAGCCATGATCATAGGAGAAGAAACATCCTCCCTGGCAGCAGGCGAAATATGGCATTTCTTCGAACAACAGATACAATACCCACTCACCATCATCAACGAAATAGATATAGATGATGTAGATTGGAAAAATATCGATGTACTCATCCTCCCCAATGGCGATTATTCCCTGCTGCGGGAAAAAGAAAAGGTCGAAAAACTCAAAGCATGGATCAATGCAGGCGGCCGCCTCGTCGCACTTCAACATGCAGTAAAACAACTGGCAGCAGGAGAGTGGGGCATCAAAGAAAAGAAAGAAGATGACGAAAAAGAAAAGGATAAAGAAAAATCCCGCGATAACTACGCCTTGCTGAAGCCTTACGGCAACAGAGAAAGAGACTATATCAAACAAATGATCCCCGGCGCCGTTTATAAAGTACAAATGGATAACACCCATCCGCTGGCCTTCGGCTATCCGGACTACTACTACACACTCAAACAAGACGCCAGCCTCTATGAATTCATGGAAAATGGCTGGAATGTAGGCGTCCTGAAAAAAGATAATTACATGGCTGGTTTTGTCGGTACAGACACCCGCGCCAAACTGAAAGATGGTTGGCTGTTCGGCGCCCGGGAAAATGGAAATGGCACCATCGTTATGCTGGCCGATGATCCACTGTTCCGGAGCTTCTGGGAAAACGGAAAACTCCTGTTCAGCAATGCCGTCTTCCTCGTAGGCGAATAA
- a CDS encoding TonB-dependent receptor, with protein sequence MYNPLHAPSRQLWTLLLCLIYGVSSAQTAVITGRITDGKTPLQGATVQVESTNKGAYTNHTGSFTLQIIPGSYTLSASFVGYASQKKEITVAAGQRLEIDFVLTTTTVMNELVVLGSRNLPRTQTETPVPVDVIDVKRIVSDAPQVSVNQILNYIAPSFSSGTQTVADGTDHIDPASLRGLGPDQVLVLINGKRRHNTALVNVNGSFGRGAVGTDMNAIPTSAIDRIEILRDGAAAQYGSDAIAGVINIVLKNTVNRLNVNVTTGANVTPQADNNMDGQTVQTAVNYGIPLGTKGGFVNLGGSYDYRNYTNRSGPWVGPIYRRFPGNVDRTDSFLLANNKTRNDFRMRAGQSKIRSSQLFFNASLPVENAEVYIFGGMGYRNGQAGGVFRLPSDSRNIIDIYPFGYLPEIHSDIYDRSLAFGIKGKIGEWKVDFSNTYGRNQFIFRVENSLNASLEKASPTTFNSGGPVFTQNTTNLDFSRRLHIWEGLDIAFGGEHRFENYQLVAGEENAYTNYGTATKIGVDANGRDILVPDPKGAINTKFGPDGSPRPGGAQVFPGFRPENAVNASRSAIAAYVDAEANFTHNFLLGAAARFENYNDFGSTINGKLTARYKISKKAAFRASASTGFRAPSLHQRYYSTTSTLFIDGVPYEIGTFTNNSRPAELLGIPKLKPERSKSVSAGFTASFGKFNLTVDGYFTRIDDRIVYTDPFKGADSANASPADKELYRLLALANANSAAFFANAINSETKGVDLVLTYSTRIATGSFRADLAATYSATQRVGPIHSSPKLADKENSYFSRASRIYLERSVPKEKINLTLNYSIKKFNIFLRNVYFGSVEEATVDPRFYQVYDPRIVTDISLGYRIAKPLKITVGSNNVFDIYPELVANPDNTTNNQFRYSRRATQFGYNGRFLFARLELNL encoded by the coding sequence ATGTATAACCCACTCCATGCCCCCTCCAGGCAGCTATGGACCCTTTTGTTATGCCTGATATATGGCGTATCCTCCGCTCAGACAGCCGTCATCACCGGCCGGATCACCGATGGAAAAACACCATTACAGGGTGCCACCGTCCAGGTAGAAAGCACCAACAAAGGAGCGTATACGAACCACACCGGTAGCTTTACCCTCCAAATCATCCCGGGTAGCTACACCTTGTCCGCCAGCTTCGTAGGCTACGCCTCCCAGAAAAAAGAAATCACCGTCGCCGCCGGCCAACGCCTCGAAATCGACTTCGTACTGACCACCACCACCGTCATGAATGAACTCGTCGTACTGGGCTCCCGTAACCTCCCGCGTACACAAACAGAAACGCCCGTACCCGTCGATGTGATAGATGTCAAACGTATCGTCAGCGACGCTCCCCAGGTGTCCGTCAATCAGATACTCAACTATATCGCTCCCTCCTTCAGCTCAGGTACTCAAACAGTCGCCGATGGCACCGACCATATCGACCCGGCCTCCCTCAGAGGGCTCGGCCCCGATCAGGTACTCGTGCTCATCAACGGCAAACGCCGGCATAATACCGCCCTCGTAAATGTAAATGGCTCCTTCGGACGAGGCGCCGTCGGCACCGATATGAACGCCATCCCCACCTCCGCTATCGATCGCATAGAAATACTGCGCGATGGCGCCGCCGCACAATATGGCTCCGATGCCATCGCAGGCGTGATCAATATCGTCCTGAAAAATACCGTCAACCGCCTTAACGTAAACGTCACCACCGGCGCCAATGTCACCCCTCAGGCCGATAATAATATGGATGGCCAGACCGTACAAACCGCCGTGAACTACGGCATCCCACTCGGTACCAAAGGTGGATTCGTCAACCTGGGTGGCTCCTACGACTATCGTAACTATACCAACCGCTCCGGACCCTGGGTAGGCCCCATATACCGCCGGTTCCCGGGCAATGTCGATCGCACCGATTCATTCCTGCTGGCCAATAATAAAACCCGCAACGACTTCCGCATGCGCGCAGGTCAGTCCAAAATACGCAGCAGCCAGCTGTTCTTCAATGCCTCCTTACCAGTAGAAAATGCAGAAGTATACATATTCGGTGGCATGGGATATCGCAATGGCCAGGCTGGTGGCGTATTCCGCCTGCCATCAGACTCCCGCAACATCATCGACATCTATCCCTTTGGATACCTCCCCGAAATACATTCCGACATATACGACCGCTCACTGGCCTTCGGCATAAAAGGCAAAATAGGAGAGTGGAAGGTCGACTTCAGCAACACCTACGGCCGCAACCAGTTCATATTCCGTGTCGAAAACTCCCTCAACGCCTCCCTGGAAAAAGCATCCCCCACCACCTTCAACTCCGGTGGACCCGTCTTTACCCAAAATACCACCAACCTCGACTTCTCCCGCCGCCTCCACATATGGGAAGGACTCGATATCGCCTTCGGTGGCGAACATCGCTTCGAAAACTATCAACTGGTCGCCGGCGAGGAAAACGCCTATACCAACTACGGCACCGCCACCAAAATAGGCGTAGATGCCAATGGCAGAGATATCCTCGTCCCCGATCCCAAAGGGGCCATCAATACCAAATTCGGCCCCGATGGCTCCCCGCGTCCGGGTGGCGCACAGGTATTCCCAGGATTCCGCCCCGAAAATGCCGTCAACGCCAGCCGTAGCGCCATCGCCGCCTACGTCGACGCAGAAGCCAACTTCACCCACAACTTCCTCCTAGGCGCCGCCGCCCGCTTCGAAAACTATAACGACTTCGGATCTACGATCAACGGCAAACTCACAGCCCGATACAAAATCAGTAAAAAAGCCGCCTTCCGCGCCTCCGCCAGCACCGGCTTCCGAGCTCCCTCTCTACACCAGCGATACTATTCCACCACCTCCACACTATTCATCGATGGCGTCCCCTACGAAATAGGCACCTTCACCAACAACAGCCGGCCCGCCGAACTATTAGGCATCCCCAAACTCAAACCCGAAAGATCAAAAAGCGTCAGCGCCGGATTCACTGCCTCCTTCGGCAAATTCAACCTCACCGTCGATGGATATTTCACCCGCATCGACGATCGTATCGTATATACAGATCCATTCAAAGGCGCCGACAGCGCCAACGCCTCACCTGCCGATAAAGAACTGTATCGCCTGCTCGCACTGGCCAACGCCAACTCAGCAGCATTCTTCGCCAATGCCATCAACTCCGAAACCAAAGGCGTAGACCTCGTACTCACCTACAGCACCCGCATCGCAACAGGTAGCTTCCGCGCCGACCTCGCAGCTACCTACTCCGCCACACAAAGAGTAGGCCCCATCCATTCCTCCCCCAAACTCGCCGATAAAGAAAATAGCTACTTCAGCCGCGCCAGCAGAATATACCTCGAACGCAGCGTGCCAAAAGAGAAAATAAACCTGACTTTGAACTATAGCATTAAAAAATTTAATATATTCCTCCGAAATGTGTATTTTGGTAGTGTAGAAGAAGCAACGGTAGATCCCCGCTTCTATCAGGTATACGATCCACGGATAGTAACTGATATATCCCTCGGATACCGCATTGCCAAACCACTCAAAATAACCGTTGGTAGCAACAACGTATTCGATATCTATCCGGAATTGGTAGCCAACCCGGATAATACCACCAATAACCAGTTCAGATACTCCCGCAGAGCCACACAGTTCGGCTATAACGGCCGCTTCCTGTTCGCCAGACTGGAACTGAACCTCTAA
- the ggt gene encoding gamma-glutamyltransferase, with the protein MYTRIFPLALLLCVQQVNAQTTPTDNPYHYTIQKQLNVRHGAVVSAHPLASAAGLQMLRAGGNAVDAAISTQLALAVVFPLAGNLGGGGFLVGHLKNGQQLAIDYREAAPAAASRNMYLDSSGNAITTLSQDGHLAAGIPGTVAGLYASLRYGKLKMGQLIAPAIALAEKGFVITQLEADNLNRYRESFLKLNTMPTAFVRDRPWKAGDTLVQPDLARTLQRIADKGMAGFYEGETASLIVAEMQRGHGIITAQDLRQYRAKERKAMTFPYRGYTIVTMPLPSSGGILLRQLLGMVEKYPLAKWGFHSPAAMQLMIEAERRAYADRAEYMGDADFVKVPVKALTNPAYISNRMKDYTPDKAGSSEQVKAGTWPESEETTHLSVMDAEGNAVSVTTTLNGVYGSRVVVGKAGFILNNEMDDFSIKPGVPNMYGLVGAEANAIAPGKRMLSSMTPTIVLKGKQPVIVAGTPGGSTIITSVFQTVVNLLDFGLSTDEAVNSPKFHHQWLPDEVYIEPSFPAEPVAALEKMGYKMKSRAAIGRTEVIRRNGKGELEAVGDHRGDDSAAGY; encoded by the coding sequence ATGTATACCCGGATTTTCCCTTTGGCGTTGTTGCTATGTGTACAACAGGTCAATGCGCAGACGACACCCACCGATAACCCTTATCATTATACGATACAGAAGCAGTTAAATGTGCGGCACGGGGCGGTGGTCTCGGCCCATCCGTTGGCCAGTGCGGCAGGTTTGCAAATGTTGCGGGCCGGCGGCAATGCGGTGGATGCGGCGATCTCTACGCAGTTGGCATTGGCGGTGGTATTTCCCTTGGCCGGTAACCTGGGGGGTGGTGGATTCCTGGTGGGTCATCTGAAGAATGGTCAGCAGTTGGCGATAGACTACCGGGAGGCGGCACCTGCGGCGGCCAGCCGTAATATGTACCTGGACAGTAGTGGGAATGCTATTACTACTTTAAGTCAGGACGGGCATCTTGCTGCCGGTATACCGGGGACGGTAGCCGGGTTGTATGCCTCTTTACGTTATGGTAAGCTGAAGATGGGACAGTTGATTGCGCCCGCTATTGCGCTGGCGGAGAAGGGTTTTGTGATCACGCAGCTGGAAGCGGATAATCTGAACCGGTACCGGGAATCGTTTTTAAAATTGAATACGATGCCTACTGCTTTTGTGCGGGATCGGCCCTGGAAGGCCGGGGATACGCTGGTGCAGCCGGATTTGGCGCGTACGTTACAACGTATTGCGGATAAGGGGATGGCAGGTTTTTACGAAGGGGAGACGGCGTCGCTGATTGTAGCGGAGATGCAACGTGGACACGGTATTATTACTGCGCAAGATCTGCGGCAATACCGGGCGAAGGAAAGAAAAGCGATGACTTTCCCTTATAGGGGATATACGATTGTCACGATGCCATTGCCCTCCAGTGGGGGCATCTTATTGCGGCAATTACTCGGCATGGTGGAAAAGTATCCGCTTGCCAAATGGGGGTTTCATTCGCCGGCGGCTATGCAGCTGATGATAGAAGCGGAACGCCGGGCTTATGCGGACCGTGCGGAGTATATGGGGGATGCTGATTTTGTGAAGGTACCTGTTAAGGCGTTGACGAACCCTGCGTATATCAGCAACCGGATGAAGGATTATACGCCTGACAAGGCGGGATCGAGTGAGCAGGTGAAGGCTGGTACGTGGCCGGAGAGTGAGGAGACGACTCACCTGTCGGTGATGGATGCGGAAGGTAATGCGGTATCTGTGACGACAACGCTGAATGGTGTGTATGGCAGCCGGGTGGTGGTTGGTAAGGCTGGATTTATTCTTAATAACGAGATGGATGATTTCAGTATTAAACCAGGTGTACCTAATATGTACGGTCTGGTGGGTGCGGAAGCCAATGCTATTGCGCCCGGTAAACGTATGCTGAGTTCTATGACGCCGACTATTGTGTTGAAGGGTAAGCAGCCTGTTATCGTGGCGGGGACGCCAGGTGGGTCTACTATCATTACCTCTGTGTTTCAGACGGTAGTGAATTTGCTGGACTTCGGGTTGAGTACGGATGAGGCGGTGAACAGTCCGAAGTTTCACCATCAATGGTTGCCGGATGAGGTGTATATAGAGCCATCTTTTCCTGCGGAGCCGGTAGCGGCATTGGAGAAGATGGGATATAAGATGAAGTCGCGTGCAGCTATAGGCCGTACGGAGGTGATCCGGCGGAATGGTAAGGGGGAGCTGGAGGCGGTGGGTGATCACCGGGGGGATGACAGTGCAGCGGGCTATTAA
- a CDS encoding DUF1572 family protein, giving the protein MSVATIYLDSVLKRLQYYKSLGDKTLFLLSAEQLHWSPDSNSNSIYLIVKHVSGNMLSRWTDFLYSDGEKPNRQRDLEFEEEEATKEEVIAIWEKGWKCMLDAIGALSPGDLERIVLIRNEEHSALDAINRQLAHIPYHVGQIIYAGKMLAGDRWESLSIPKGKSEDFNKTKFGK; this is encoded by the coding sequence ATGTCAGTTGCAACTATTTACCTGGATAGTGTATTGAAGCGTCTTCAATATTATAAATCGCTAGGTGACAAGACGTTGTTTTTATTGTCAGCGGAGCAGTTACATTGGTCGCCGGACAGTAATTCCAACAGTATTTATCTAATCGTCAAACATGTGAGTGGGAATATGTTGTCGCGATGGACGGATTTTCTGTACAGTGATGGGGAGAAGCCGAATCGCCAGCGGGATCTTGAATTTGAGGAGGAGGAGGCCACGAAGGAGGAGGTGATAGCGATATGGGAGAAAGGCTGGAAATGTATGCTGGATGCTATTGGTGCGTTGTCGCCGGGGGACCTGGAGCGGATCGTGCTGATACGCAACGAGGAGCATTCGGCGCTGGACGCTATTAACCGGCAGCTGGCACATATCCCCTATCATGTGGGGCAGATCATCTATGCCGGTAAGATGCTGGCCGGGGATCGTTGGGAAAGCCTGTCTATTCCGAAGGGGAAGTCGGAAGATTTTAACAAAACCAAGTTTGGAAAATAA
- a CDS encoding aminotransferase class I/II-fold pyridoxal phosphate-dependent enzyme: protein MILQTSAQAGRTTFIEEREYLFFSGFSYLGMHVLPAFIQALSEGLLRYGAIFPSSRVANLRLRLYEELEHALAIKTGQQAAVTFSSGYLASQAAATYAQTQGALLYAPQTHPALQISKVSIPHVPREEWIAHTIEQVNAGGDHHYVILADAVNPLTGTIYDFSWLQQLERKVLVVIDDSHGFGVIGREGNGIAGMLPVHGSLRYLIVASLAKAHSVEGGMIAGHASDIATLRKLPCYTASTGVAPPYAHAYLESRSLFDRQRQSLQLKIDHFAQLIAGISFIHQPQRLPMFILEGHADIADFLQQHDILISSFAYPDPSGALINRVVLSALHTSEDLELLSRIIRHYQVSC from the coding sequence GTGATACTACAAACATCGGCACAGGCTGGCAGGACGACTTTTATAGAGGAGCGGGAGTATTTGTTCTTTTCGGGTTTCTCTTACCTGGGTATGCATGTGTTGCCTGCTTTTATACAAGCGTTATCGGAAGGGTTATTGCGTTATGGCGCGATCTTTCCCTCTTCGCGGGTTGCCAACTTGCGGTTACGGTTGTATGAGGAGCTGGAGCATGCGCTGGCTATCAAGACGGGCCAGCAGGCGGCGGTGACGTTTTCATCCGGGTACCTGGCTTCGCAGGCGGCGGCTACTTATGCACAGACGCAAGGCGCTTTGTTATATGCTCCGCAGACACATCCTGCTTTGCAGATCAGTAAGGTGAGTATTCCCCATGTACCACGGGAGGAATGGATCGCACATACGATCGAGCAGGTCAATGCCGGCGGGGATCATCACTATGTGATACTGGCGGATGCGGTGAATCCGCTGACGGGTACGATCTATGATTTCAGCTGGCTGCAACAGCTGGAGCGTAAGGTGTTGGTGGTTATTGACGATTCGCACGGGTTTGGGGTGATTGGTAGGGAGGGCAATGGTATTGCCGGTATGTTGCCTGTTCATGGGTCGTTGCGTTACCTGATAGTGGCCTCTTTGGCTAAAGCGCATAGTGTGGAGGGCGGTATGATCGCCGGACATGCCAGTGATATAGCCACGTTGCGTAAGCTACCCTGTTATACTGCCAGTACGGGGGTAGCGCCACCTTATGCGCATGCTTACCTGGAGAGCAGGTCATTGTTTGACAGGCAGCGGCAATCGTTGCAACTGAAGATAGATCATTTTGCGCAGCTGATCGCCGGTATCTCCTTTATTCATCAACCGCAGCGGCTGCCGATGTTTATCCTGGAGGGCCATGCGGATATTGCGGATTTTCTACAGCAGCATGACATTCTTATTTCTTCTTTTGCGTATCCGGACCCCAGCGGAGCGCTGATCAACCGGGTTGTGTTGTCGGCCTTACATACTTCGGAGGACCTGGAGCTATTGTCGCGTATCATCCGGCATTACCAGGTGTCCTGTTAA
- a CDS encoding DNA/RNA non-specific endonuclease, whose amino-acid sequence MKTRALLLLTGFIALFAISCRKEAINDPQRPEAHDHRTVSAETTYPGFPEGFESGTKGAYAAGDVTLGSGTWNMDNALIGNLATDRKNGAKAVRMQNTGKITMKFDLSAGADQVSVSHGSFGSDASSTWELWYSTNGGSSWTKAGSTITTNSTSLSVATFTIGATGAVRFEIRKLGGGRLNIDDFTVGDNGPGGNPGGTATRDDNMGMGNPSNASTSDPDNYLMVKTQYALSYNNSRGTSNWTSWHLSTAWTGSQSRCDCFSGDNTLPSNFYMVTTSDYTGGGFDRGHLCPSADRNANATDNAATFLMTNMMPQAPNNNQQTWARLEEYSRTLTNNGYELYIIAGNYGIGGEGTKGTANTIAGGKVTVPSRVWKIIVVLPIGTNDASRVSTSTRVIAVDMPNTQTVNTQPWGYYRTTVDAIEQATGHNFLTNVPANIQAVIEAQVDNGPTS is encoded by the coding sequence ATGAAAACAAGAGCACTTCTGTTGTTAACCGGCTTTATTGCCCTATTTGCTATTTCCTGTCGAAAAGAAGCAATTAATGACCCCCAGCGTCCTGAGGCGCATGATCACCGTACTGTAAGTGCGGAAACTACTTACCCTGGATTTCCTGAAGGATTTGAGTCTGGCACTAAAGGGGCCTATGCAGCGGGAGATGTTACGCTTGGCAGCGGCACCTGGAACATGGACAATGCCCTGATCGGCAACCTGGCTACTGACCGTAAGAATGGCGCTAAGGCGGTACGTATGCAGAACACCGGTAAGATCACTATGAAATTTGATCTTAGCGCTGGAGCTGACCAGGTGAGTGTGTCACACGGCAGTTTTGGTTCTGACGCATCGAGTACGTGGGAACTCTGGTATTCTACCAATGGTGGTAGCAGCTGGACTAAAGCCGGCAGCACTATCACGACGAATTCTACGAGCCTGAGTGTAGCTACCTTTACGATCGGAGCGACAGGTGCTGTTCGCTTTGAGATCCGTAAATTAGGCGGCGGACGTCTGAACATTGATGATTTTACTGTTGGTGACAATGGTCCCGGCGGTAATCCTGGTGGTACGGCTACCCGTGATGACAACATGGGTATGGGTAATCCCAGCAATGCAAGTACCAGCGATCCTGACAACTACCTGATGGTGAAGACACAGTATGCATTGTCTTACAACAACAGCCGTGGTACTTCCAACTGGACCAGCTGGCATTTGAGCACAGCCTGGACTGGCAGTCAATCCCGTTGTGATTGTTTTTCCGGCGACAACACGTTGCCCTCCAACTTTTACATGGTGACGACTTCTGACTACACCGGCGGTGGTTTTGACCGTGGTCATCTGTGTCCTTCTGCTGACCGTAATGCGAATGCTACGGACAATGCTGCTACTTTCCTGATGACCAACATGATGCCGCAAGCGCCTAATAACAACCAACAGACCTGGGCCCGCCTGGAGGAGTACAGCCGTACGTTGACCAACAATGGTTATGAGCTGTATATCATTGCAGGTAACTATGGTATTGGTGGAGAGGGCACAAAAGGTACTGCCAACACGATCGCCGGAGGTAAGGTGACGGTACCATCCCGTGTATGGAAGATCATTGTAGTATTGCCTATCGGTACTAATGATGCCAGCCGGGTGAGCACTTCTACCCGTGTGATTGCGGTGGATATGCCGAACACACAGACGGTGAATACACAACCATGGGGTTACTACCGTACTACTGTAGATGCTATCGAGCAAGCTACGGGACATAACTTCCTGACTAACGTACCTGCGAACATACAAGCAGTTATTGAAGCTCAGGTAGACAATGGTCCTACTTCCTGA